The proteins below are encoded in one region of Bacillus vallismortis:
- a CDS encoding YopX family protein, with the protein MNTAYRVWDGEQMYYGDDEGLSLIISGEDWGLYRNFGAFIRIASSKQKNSALMWGIGLKDKNEKMIYDKDIDMTDNEPMIVARVNGNSGLRYPNDPDYYIDDCVHWGECNIGGNVFENPELLEGAE; encoded by the coding sequence ATGAACACAGCATACAGAGTTTGGGACGGTGAGCAGATGTATTATGGGGATGATGAGGGGCTGAGCCTTATTATCTCAGGAGAAGATTGGGGGTTGTACCGCAATTTCGGGGCTTTTATCCGTATTGCGTCTAGCAAACAAAAAAACTCGGCTCTCATGTGGGGCATAGGGTTGAAGGATAAGAATGAAAAAATGATCTATGACAAGGATATCGATATGACAGACAACGAGCCGATGATTGTTGCACGTGTAAACGGGAACTCGGGTCTTAGATATCCCAATGATCCCGACTATTATATTGATGATTGTGTACATTGGGGAGAGTGTAACATCGGCGGGAACGTGTTTGAAAATCCTGAGTTATTGGAGGGCGCGGAGTGA
- a CDS encoding YopT family protein, whose product MAGYLNNIALNLEIVLKNKADSPEVSGTLVTRICENLLLSKEVSFLKADGSVESFKLNDMEYEITNTEELPE is encoded by the coding sequence ATGGCAGGTTATTTAAACAATATTGCACTTAATCTGGAGATTGTACTTAAAAACAAAGCAGATAGTCCAGAAGTCTCGGGAACATTGGTCACCAGGATTTGTGAAAATTTACTCTTATCTAAAGAAGTTTCGTTTTTAAAAGCTGATGGATCAGTTGAAAGTTTTAAATTAAATGATATGGAATATGAAATAACAAATACAGAAGAATTGCCTGAGTAA
- a CDS encoding helix-turn-helix domain-containing protein, whose product MIKVEIGQCLIPELCRKKDITINELSEITGIKKQQLSDYNRLVKVDMSIRTAKRIAAALDCNVEDLYEFKVERH is encoded by the coding sequence ATGATTAAAGTTGAGATCGGGCAATGCTTGATACCTGAACTATGTAGAAAGAAAGACATTACAATCAATGAACTTTCAGAAATAACTGGGATTAAGAAACAGCAGCTGAGCGACTATAATCGATTAGTTAAAGTAGATATGTCTATTCGAACTGCAAAAAGAATTGCTGCTGCATTAGATTGTAATGTCGAAGACCTCTATGAATTCAAGGTTGAAAGGCATTGA